Proteins from one Dama dama isolate Ldn47 chromosome 12, ASM3311817v1, whole genome shotgun sequence genomic window:
- the LOC133066854 gene encoding olfactory receptor 4F3/4F16/4F29-like, which translates to MYGANQSMVSEFVFLGLTNSWEIQLLLFVFSSSFYIASTMGNLLIMLTVISDPRLHSSMYFLLANLSFIDLGFSTVFSPKMIYDLFRKHKVISFSGCITQIFFIHIIGGVEVVLLIAMAFDRYVAICKPLHYLTIMSPRMCIFFIVAAWMIGLIHSMVQLACVVNLPFCGPNVLDSFYCDLPQLIKLACIDTYELEFMVTANSGFISVGSFFILIISYIVIILTVQKQSSVGSSKALSTLSAHITVVVLFFGPLMFFYIWPFSSTHLGKFLAIFDAVLTPFLNPVIYTFRNHEMRVAMRRVCKQLVSYRRSLK; encoded by the coding sequence ATGTATGGAGCAAATCAGTCTATGGTGTCAGAGTTTGTGTTCCTGGGACTCACCAATTCCTGGGAGATTCAACTTCTCCTCTTTGTGTTCTCCTCTAGTTTTTATATAGCAAGCACAATGGGAAACTTGCTCATTATGCTCACTGTTATCTCTGACCCTCGTTTACACTCCTCCATGTACTTTCTGTTGGCCAACCTCTCCTTCATTGACCTGGGATTTTCTACTGTCTTTTCTCCCAAGATGATTTATGACCTTTTCAGAAAGCATAAAGTTATCTCTTTTAGTGGCTGCATCACTCAGATCTTCTTCATCCACATCATTggtggtgtggaggtggtgcttctcattgccatggcctTTGACAGATACGTTGCCATATGTAAGCCTCTTCATTATCTGACCATCATGAGTCCAAGGATGTGCATTTTCTTTATAGTGGCTGCCTGGATGATTGGCCTTATTCACTCCATGGTTCAACTAGCTTGTGTGGTAAACTTACCCTTCTGTGGCCCAAATGTGTTGGACAGCTTTTACTGCGACCTTCCTCAGTTGATCAAACTTGCCTGCATAGACACATATGAACTAGAGTTCATGGTCACGGCCAACAGTGGATTCATCTCTGTTGGCTCCTTCTTCATTCTGATCATTTCCTACATTGTCATCATTCTCACTGTTCAGAAACAGTCTTCAGTGGGTTCATCCAAGGCTCTGTCCACACTTTCAGCTCACATCACTGTAGTAGTCTTGTTCTTTGGTCCTTTGATGTTTTTTTATATATGGCCATTTTCCTCAACACACCTGGGTAAGTTTCTGGCTATATTTGATGCAGTTCTTACTCCTTTCCTGAATCCTGTTATTTACACATTCAGGAATCATGAAATGAGGGTTGCAATGAGGAGAGTATGCAAACAGCTAGTGAGTTACAGGAGATCTCTAAAGTGA